A stretch of DNA from Anopheles ziemanni chromosome 3, idAnoZiCoDA_A2_x.2, whole genome shotgun sequence:
GCAGGCAGAGATACTATGAGTGCCACGTAATTTGAGAGCCTTCGGGAAATCCCGAATACTACCGAATGTAGCATCGACCGTTGCGTGCACCGGTCGTGAGTGCCTTTAAATAAGCAGCATCCTTGCACGGCGAAGATCAGTCGTTGCCCGCGATTCTCACTAACATTTCGTCCAGATGGAATACTTAGTTGCCAGCCGTCGACAGTGGAACGCTTACGAAGAATTGGATGACATACCGCGCGAAGGGGTGCGATAAGCTGTCACGATGACCACAGTGTCAGTGCTGTTTGATGTGATTTATGCTAAAAGGTGCAAGTAATTAAGAACTCTAACTGGCTGAAGTGTCCAACGGCCAACGGTGTGTAAGCAAAATGTAGAAAGTGGGATCAAACAAGGACTGTCCGGGCTAACGCTGAAAGCTGCTAATTGTAGCAACGTAAATCATATcgtgttttgaaaaacataccCCAACAATGTGTGCCAACTCAACCAACCGTGACGTGTACATGATCTTCAGTGCCGCTTGGAGCACGGAGTCGGCAAGGGTGGAGTGGAGaaggattttaaaaatttacatttacactTTTATGCTAGCGTCGGTGTGTTGCGGTAAGTTTGTCGTAGATCTAGgttgtgaaaaatgaaatgaaaggtAAAAAATGGAACTACTATACTTCTTTGATTAATTGGGCAGCAAGATATTTCAAAGGGTGATTGCTAAAATACCAACAAATCCTTTAAACGAAGTAAGTAGGCTTCCGTACCGAAGTGGAAAATAAGCCGATTATGAAGAGTACTTTAATTGGACTTTAAGAAGAAAGAGATGATatcaaatgcaaacaaagTAGGAGGAATGAAATGTTGACAAATAATCATCCACAATGGCTAATTTTCCTACTACGTTTTCGTTGGAACCAGCTAGATTCATTGAAATCTTTGACCTGAAGAATACGGATTCGACTAAGCCTAGCAATCGTTGCCATCGGTCACAGCCATTTGTTGagctggagaaaaaaaaaagaaatatagcCTATATAACGCCCGACCCTTTAAggtgtggttttctttttccaaactGTCCGCAAACATTACTTCGCCAGATTCTGAGAAAGTGAGCCGGGATAAATTGACAAAGCAACCGAAGGTCAAAAGACAGTCGATTGGAAACGTTGACGTATATGTAGGTTGGTACATAATTTAGTAACCACGCACGCTGGCCCGGACGAACCAACGGTTTATAAATCATTTACCTTAGATCAGAAGCCTTACGATTACCGAAGAGTAAAACAGACATGTCAAAGTCAGTCAAAGCAGGAGCGTCATGGTTGCTTCAAGTGCGGTAACTTGGTATTAAGAAACGAGCTAAATTCATCCCTCCTCCCACATACACCTCACCTACCCGCCTGCTAAGTATGAAACCTCAATACTAAGCTACAATAAATTTGGGTATAAATATTTGATCCAAAGTTTAACCCAAACTGGGTGCTAATCCCTGTGGGTTCAGAAATATCTGTGCCTTAATGAGGTCTcgttaatttagttttatggTACTTCAAACGCTATCGTCAGATTTTGGGACACAATTCGTAGCCTGTGTGCCTGCAGAGACATTCCGGTGAGAATATGATACTGATTCAGCCCCTTCGGTCCCAATGTCGAAGGGTTTTAACTAACCCTAATTGGTCGTTTAGATAATTCttgaaaatagtttaaattaaCTGGGGATTAAACTTGCAACCGATTTAGCTGAGTAAACCTAAGATTTTTGATAAACGTTTGTAGATGCGATACGAAAGCGTAAGGCATTGTCAATATGTAAAATTCTGTAAGAGAAGCGAAGGGAGACCGGATGGTTGTTTACCATCAGCTCGTAGAAACTTTGACGACCGTGCCAATATGTTGTTTGCAAATATCAGGCAGCCGAATTATGGCAAACTCTTGGTAACTCATTAAAACTCCCAGAGCTTATGTCGATCATATTCGGTGGGGTTTAGGTTGGTTGAGGTCGAAATTGAGGTACGACAATAGAACCAGTATAGGATTATGTTGTGTTATTTCTTGTAaagtaaatttgtttatttcataacATTTACTGTGGTAATATTTGCATTATCTGGCGGGTTGAGTGTCGGTTGTTTAATTGGTAGATAATTAAATGATTTCGACAAACATGTGAATGTGAATGTGAAAAGTTATGTGAAAACATAACTTTTAGTATATTATCTGGAAGCATAGTCTCATCGTTGATTTTCCCTTACGTACAGAAGCaagttgtattttatttcgtacccAGAGCAGCACAACTGCTGTGCGAAAATGAATTTATGACCAGCGAGTGGCGTTAGTATCCTGCCGCCGCAGGGAAGTCTTTAACAGATAATGAATTTCCGATTCCACCCTCCACTGGTCTCCAgcattcaattttaaatgccCCCACCTTAAGTATTCCTTCCCCGTCGTTGCAGAGTCCGCACAGCAATCGTTGGGTGCCCTGCCGGAGCCGGTCTGTGGCCAAATCTCGCAGATGCTGGACAGCTGCTTCCGCAACTCGTCGCCCACGATCGCCGTCGAGCTGCTGTACTCCGTCAAGATCCCGGACTCGGTGGAGGAGATAAGTGACCGGTGCCTGTAGGTTACGACTCCCACTCCCCCCCGGCACCCGCCATGAATGTACAATTTTCCGACCCCACTCCTTTTCCACAGGCTGTTCAACCGGGGCATGGAGTGTGTGCAGCACTACTTGAACGTGTGCGTCGACCAGAAGGAGCGGAAGATCATCGAGAACGAGGTGTACGGAGCGAAGCGGCTGTACGAGTTCCTCTGCCGGGACCGCTCCTACCAGCAGGGTAAGCAGTGGGCGGGACGGTGGGGATCGTTCTGGGTAttccgtgtttttctttcttcattgCCAGCCCCTTCCGGGCGGTTTCGGGCTTGCAGTAATATTTTAAACTCCAAGCGAGGCAAACAGCACGCGCACGAAACGAGGGGCTTTATCATTTTGCGTGCTGCCAGACGCAAGCATGGGTTCTCGTGCGCGCAATCGTAGCTCATCCGATGGAAAGTTCCGGTGCACGCTGATCCTTTTCAATTTACCGGAGCTTATAGAAGTATCCTTTTACCACGAATGAGTAATAAttgcaatggaaaatataattCAAAAAGTTTCCCGTCCGACTTGGAACTGAAACATTTTACATGTTGATTGGAACAATCGTGTAACATTGTTATAAGAATAAGTTTTGTAAAGTTTTGTGTGAGCGAGCGAtctttttgtgatttaaaaaatttcctAAAAAGACAGTCttgtaaaatttggaaaaacagTGTTCAAAACAATGCGAaaagttgaatgaaaaatgcTGTACGTTTACTGCCCAATTGTAATGCAAACGGGTTTTTCTGGGGTACGGGTAAAGTTTTCTGACAGTGAGCGATCTTAATgtaatataaaatttataagtcatgtaaaaagtggaaaaaacaatGTTCAAAACAAtgcgaaaaattgaaaagtttgtACTACAAAATTTTCCACTTTAAACAGTCatgtaaaacatgttaaaacagTGTTGAAAATAATCCGTCAAGTTGATTGAAAGCTGCGATGCAATGAATGTGGAATTGAACACTCCATAGGTGTTGTAGGTCGCATTCCAGTGCAGCCATTACGATCCCACCCGCTTTTCCATTTGCAGAATTCCTAC
This window harbors:
- the LOC131284088 gene encoding uncharacterized protein LOC131284088, translating into MCANSTNRDVYMIFSAAWSTESARVEWRRILKIYIYTFMLASVCCESAQQSLGALPEPVCGQISQMLDSCFRNSSPTIAVELLYSVKIPDSVEEISDRCLLFNRGMECVQHYLNVCVDQKERKIIENEVYGAKRLYEFLCRDRSYQQEFLRHKTCFYHVHHDWDACSSKFIGILKEEMTKTTKHSVNVQYMQFCCARYGYENCVANSARHKCRPDSALFLRTVARLLSTDRHFLNCDKIEHEVCSSGTKAAGWGVPLAATLAFLLAAIRRTSTL